A stretch of DNA from Mesorhizobium onobrychidis:
GATCGCCCCCAAGGGCGCCCCGAGTGGCCGGCATGAACTGCGGATCATCAGGCGTCCCTTGAGCGCCAGCTTGCGCGGCGGCGCGTCCCTGTTTCCGGCGAGCCGGTCGAGCAGCAGATTGGCCGCCTGCTCGCCGATCGCCTTGACCGGTTGTGCGACCGTAGTCAGTTGCGGCTGGAACACGTCCGACCATGGAAAATCGTCGAAGCAGGCGACCGAAATATCCTCGGGGCAGGACAGCCCGATATCGCGGATCGCCTTCATGGTGCCGATCACCATCGGGTTGTTGGCCGAGAAGATCGCGCTCGGGCGGTCGTGCAGCGAAAGCAGCTGCATCGTCGCGTTGTAGCCGTCGACCTCGTGGAAATTGCCGAAGCGGACGAGCTCATTCTCAAACGGCAGACCGGCGGCCTGGAGTGCCTCGCGATACCCTGTCATGCGGTCATGCATGGGCGAGATGTCGAACGAGCCGGAGATGTAGCCGATCCGCCGGTGGCCGAGATCGATCAGATAGCTGATGGCGTCGAACACCGCGCGCTGGTTGTCGAGAACGACGGTGTCGGTATCGACGCCTTCGCAAACGCGGTCGAGCAGCACCACCGGCACGTTGGCGTCGTCGACAATTCTCTTCAGGATCGCGCCGTCGCCAACGCGCGCGACGATCAGCCCGTCGACCATCCGGTCGAGCAGCAGCCTGATCTGGTCATCCTGCGTGTTCAGATCCTCGTCCGTGCAGCACAGCATAACCGCATAGCCGGCGCGGTCGAATGCCTGCTGGATAACCGAAACGACATCGGTAAAGAACGGATTGGTGATGTGGGGAACGGTAAGCCCGATGGTGCGGGTCGTACCCATCTTCAGGCTGCGGGCAATCGCGTTGCGCTTATAGCCGATGTCGCGGATCGCCTGTTCGATGCGCTGGCTGAGCTCGGGACTGACGGTCGCGGTGCCGTTGATCAGCGCCGAGACGGTGGCGACCGAAACACGCGCCACTTCAGCCACGTGCAGCATGGTCGGGGCCGTGGACTTTCGCTGCTTTTTTCGCCCTGACGCCATCATTTTCGAAACGTTTCACCGCCCTCTGGCTGCAATACCTACGGAATCTCGCAGATTTGCGCAAGAATTGAAATGCGTCAATTCCGTCTCACCAGATACCGGCTTGACATGATCGAAACGTTTAGATTAGCGTTTGGGACATTCGACGACGACGGAAGGGAGGCCGTTCTTGTCATGGAGCCTGGCAATTCCAGCACGTCCGGAGATGTTGCAGCTGCCGCCGACCCGGCCGTCGTTCTGAGCGCCGAGCACATCTCCAAGACCTTCGGCGGCATCGCCGCACTTGTCGATGTCGGCTTCGACCTGCGGCGCGGCGAGGTCCATGCGCTGATGGGGGAAAACGGCGCCGGCAAGTCGACGCTGATGAAAATCCTCTCCGGCATCTATACGGATTACGACGGAACGGTGAACGTCGATGCCCATCCGGTCCGTTTCGCCGGGGTCCGCGACGCCGAGCATGCCGGCATCGCCATCATCCACCAGGAGCTCAATCTCGTCCCCGAGCTCAGCGTTGCGGATAATATCTTTCTGGGGCGCGAGAAGCTGATCGCCGGACTTATCGTCGACCGCAAGGCAAGCAGCCATGCCGCCGGCGCGCTGCTGCAGAGGCTCGGTATCGAGCTCAACCCGGAAGCGCGGGTCGGCAGCTTGCGCGTCGGCGAGCAGCAGCTGGTCGAGATCGCCAAGGCACTGTCGATGTCGGCGCGCATCCTGATCATGGACGAGCCGACTTCCGCGCTTTCGCCGGCCGAATGCCAAAGGCTGTTTCGGATCATCCGCCAGCTCGCCGACAACGGGGTGGCGATCGTCTACATCTCCCACCGCATCGACGAGGTCATGCATCTGGCCGGCCGGGTCACCGTGTTTCGCGATGGACGCCACGTGCTGACCGAGGCGATGGCAAAGCTCGACGAAAACACCATCATTTCGGCGATGGTCGGGCGAAACCTGCTTGCCTCTTCCCAGGAAGAGCGTGGCCCCAGCGGCAAGGTCGTCCTCTCCGTAAGCGGCCTATCGCTGTCGAAACCAGACCGCCACGGCTGGCGCACCGCGCTCGACGGCGTCGGCTTCGATCTTGCCGCCGGGGAAATTCTGGGGATAGGCGGACTGCTGGGCTCGGGACGCACCGAAATCCTGGAGACCATCTTCGGCTCCAGCGGCGGACGTGCCGGCGGCGAAATCCGGCTCGACGGCGAGCCGGTGGAAATCCGTTCGCCGCGCGACGCCCGCCGGCTCGGCATCGCCATGGTGACAGAGGACCGCAAGACGCAAGGCCTGCATCTTCAGGCCTCGATCACCGACAATGTGGCGCTGCCTCTGGTCGGCGCGCTGGCACGGTTCGGCCTTCGCTCGCTGGCCGGCGAGCAAGGCTTGGCGCGGCACGCCGTCAAAGCGCTAGGCATTCGCTGCGGGACCATCGAGCAGCCGGCCGGCACACTGTCCGGCGGCAACCAGCAGAAGGTCGTCATCGGCAAGTGGCTGGCGACGCGGCCACGGGTGCTGTTGCTGGACGAGCCGACACGCGGCATCGATGTCGGCGCCAAGCGCGAGATTTACGATCTCATCTTCAAGCTGGCGCGAGACGGGCTCGCCATCGCCGTCATCAGCTCGGAATTGCCGGAGCTGCTGCATCTTTCCGACCGCATCCTGGTCATGGCCGATGGTCGCCAGACGGGGACCCTCTCGCGCGGGCAAGCCAGCGAGGAGGCTATCATGCGGCTTGCGGCGCCGCGCCGGACCATGACGAGACCCGCAGCATGAGCATCTTGAACATCCTGTCCCGGACGAAGCTCTATTGGGGCCTGATCGCCATCTTCCTGATCGGCGTGCTGGGCTCGCCGATCAGCTCCAAGGGCAACAACATCTTCCTGTCCTACGGCAATCTGCTCGATGTCCTGCGCCAGGTGTCGACCACCGGCCTGATCGCCACCGGCATGACCGCGGTGATCATCACTGGCGGCATCGACCTTTCCGTCGGCTCGCTGATGGCGATCTGCACCGTGGTCTGCGCCATGCTGCTGACGGTTCCGGGTGTCACGCCGGCGGTGGTGCTGGGGGTGCCAACAGTTGCCGTAGTCGCCCTTTGCCTCGGCATCCTGGTCACCCGTTTCATTTTCCTGAACATCGAAAAATCCCGCGCCGGCTCCCAGGCCACGCACGACATCAGGCTGGATAGTGTTCGTGGACTGGTCACGCCCGGTATTGTCGGAGTGGTCCTCTGCTCCCTCGTGCTGTGGTTCCTGCTGCCGCAGGTAGGCTCAAAATTCGGCGTGCTCGGCGTGTTGCTGGTGGCGCCTTGCGTCGGACTGCTGTTCGGCGCGCTCAACGGCTTCATCATCGTTGCCGGGCGGCTGCAGCCCTTCATCGTCACGCTGGCGATGATGGTGACGGCGCTCGGCATCGCCCGGCTGACGGCCGGCCAGAACAATGCGGTGCTGCCGGTCTACACCGGCTCGAACGCCACCGCGGATTTCGAGATCCTGCGCTCGCTGGTCTTCGGCGTGATCCCTATGCCGGGCCTGTTCTTCCTCGGAGCGATCCTGATCTACGGCGCCGTGCTGCGCTTCACGCCGTTCGGCCGCTATGTCTACGCCATCGGCGGCAATGAAGAGGCGGCACGGCTGTCCGGCATCGCCGCCGGCCGCGTCAAGATTGCGACCTACGCCGTATCCGGACTGCTGGCCGGCGTGGCGGCAGTGCTTTATGTTGCGCAATACAGGCAAGGCAAGCCGGAT
This window harbors:
- a CDS encoding ABC transporter permease, producing the protein MSILNILSRTKLYWGLIAIFLIGVLGSPISSKGNNIFLSYGNLLDVLRQVSTTGLIATGMTAVIITGGIDLSVGSLMAICTVVCAMLLTVPGVTPAVVLGVPTVAVVALCLGILVTRFIFLNIEKSRAGSQATHDIRLDSVRGLVTPGIVGVVLCSLVLWFLLPQVGSKFGVLGVLLVAPCVGLLFGALNGFIIVAGRLQPFIVTLAMMVTALGIARLTAGQNNAVLPVYTGSNATADFEILRSLVFGVIPMPGLFFLGAILIYGAVLRFTPFGRYVYAIGGNEEAARLSGIAAGRVKIATYAVSGLLAGVAAVLYVAQYRQGKPDAGAGLELDAIAAVVIGGTSLMGGRGSLIGTFCGVLIFGLLSNILQLHNINSNLQLVLKGMIIIGTVLVQERNAVDFLFYLRLVFAPLWGGQAHKETTAAKRPSKETPSLNLGGNKK
- a CDS encoding sugar ABC transporter ATP-binding protein; its protein translation is MEPGNSSTSGDVAAAADPAVVLSAEHISKTFGGIAALVDVGFDLRRGEVHALMGENGAGKSTLMKILSGIYTDYDGTVNVDAHPVRFAGVRDAEHAGIAIIHQELNLVPELSVADNIFLGREKLIAGLIVDRKASSHAAGALLQRLGIELNPEARVGSLRVGEQQLVEIAKALSMSARILIMDEPTSALSPAECQRLFRIIRQLADNGVAIVYISHRIDEVMHLAGRVTVFRDGRHVLTEAMAKLDENTIISAMVGRNLLASSQEERGPSGKVVLSVSGLSLSKPDRHGWRTALDGVGFDLAAGEILGIGGLLGSGRTEILETIFGSSGGRAGGEIRLDGEPVEIRSPRDARRLGIAMVTEDRKTQGLHLQASITDNVALPLVGALARFGLRSLAGEQGLARHAVKALGIRCGTIEQPAGTLSGGNQQKVVIGKWLATRPRVLLLDEPTRGIDVGAKREIYDLIFKLARDGLAIAVISSELPELLHLSDRILVMADGRQTGTLSRGQASEEAIMRLAAPRRTMTRPAA
- a CDS encoding LacI family DNA-binding transcriptional regulator, encoding MLHVAEVARVSVATVSALINGTATVSPELSQRIEQAIRDIGYKRNAIARSLKMGTTRTIGLTVPHITNPFFTDVVSVIQQAFDRAGYAVMLCCTDEDLNTQDDQIRLLLDRMVDGLIVARVGDGAILKRIVDDANVPVVLLDRVCEGVDTDTVVLDNQRAVFDAISYLIDLGHRRIGYISGSFDISPMHDRMTGYREALQAAGLPFENELVRFGNFHEVDGYNATMQLLSLHDRPSAIFSANNPMVIGTMKAIRDIGLSCPEDISVACFDDFPWSDVFQPQLTTVAQPVKAIGEQAANLLLDRLAGNRDAPPRKLALKGRLMIRSSCRPLGAPLGAIAQSISA